From Amycolatopsis sp. YIM 10, the proteins below share one genomic window:
- a CDS encoding rhamnulokinase family protein codes for MDPVFAAVDLGASSGRVVTGRFGDGTLELTEVHRFPNEPVTSDGVLRWNIQALHKGLTEGLRAALARHGELAGIGIDSWAVDYGLLDASGSLLANPVHYRDPRTAAGVARVHEGVPPSRLYATTGIQFQPFNTVFQLATEDLSAVSSVLLVPDLLSYWLTGEMGTERTNASTTGLLDPHTGDWSAELFAELGLSPELFPPLRDPGVAAGTYQGCPVWTVGSHDTASAVVAVPAASDNFAYISCGTWSLVGLELDAPVLTEQAREANFTNERGVDGTVRFLRNVMGLWLLQEVQRDLGMSLGYLLDAAARSTPWRSVVDATDPRFLPPGGMAARITEACRDAGQPAPRDPGELARCVLDSLAIAYRDAIADAAALAGRPVDAIHLVGGGAHNELLCRLTAEACGLPVHAGPTEATAAGNLLVQARAAGVVDGGLRDLRALLRTAHPPHTHYE; via the coding sequence ATGGACCCGGTTTTCGCGGCGGTCGACCTCGGTGCGTCCAGCGGCCGCGTGGTGACCGGGCGCTTCGGGGACGGCACGCTGGAGCTGACCGAGGTGCACCGGTTCCCGAACGAGCCGGTGACCTCGGACGGCGTGCTGCGGTGGAACATCCAGGCCCTCCACAAAGGACTCACCGAGGGTCTGCGGGCGGCGCTCGCCCGGCACGGTGAGCTGGCCGGGATCGGCATCGATTCGTGGGCCGTGGACTACGGGCTGCTCGACGCTTCCGGCTCGCTGCTCGCGAATCCCGTGCACTACCGGGATCCGCGGACCGCGGCCGGGGTCGCGCGGGTGCACGAGGGCGTGCCACCCTCGCGGCTCTACGCCACCACCGGCATCCAGTTCCAGCCGTTCAACACGGTTTTCCAGCTGGCGACCGAGGATCTTTCCGCGGTTTCTTCGGTCCTGCTGGTGCCCGACCTGCTTTCGTACTGGCTCACCGGGGAAATGGGCACCGAGCGGACGAACGCGTCCACCACCGGCCTGCTCGACCCGCACACCGGCGACTGGTCGGCCGAGTTGTTCGCCGAACTCGGGCTGAGCCCCGAGCTTTTCCCGCCGCTGCGGGATCCGGGCGTGGCGGCGGGCACCTACCAGGGGTGTCCGGTGTGGACGGTGGGCTCGCACGACACGGCTTCGGCCGTGGTCGCGGTGCCCGCCGCCAGTGACAACTTCGCCTACATCTCGTGCGGCACGTGGTCGCTGGTCGGCCTGGAGCTGGACGCGCCGGTGCTCACCGAGCAGGCACGCGAGGCGAACTTCACCAACGAGCGCGGGGTGGACGGCACGGTCCGCTTCCTGCGGAACGTGATGGGCCTGTGGTTGCTGCAGGAGGTGCAGCGGGACCTCGGCATGAGCCTTGGCTACCTGCTCGACGCCGCGGCGAGGTCGACCCCGTGGCGCAGTGTCGTCGACGCGACCGACCCGCGTTTCCTGCCGCCGGGCGGGATGGCCGCGCGGATCACCGAGGCCTGCCGGGACGCCGGTCAGCCCGCCCCGCGCGACCCCGGTGAGCTGGCGCGATGCGTGCTGGACAGCCTGGCCATCGCCTACCGGGACGCCATCGCCGACGCGGCCGCCCTGGCCGGACGCCCGGTCGACGCCATCCACCTGGTCGGCGGCGGCGCGCACAACGAGCTGCTGTGCCGCCTGACCGCCGAAGCCTGCGGCCTCCCGGTCCACGCGGGCCCCACCGAGGCCACCGCCGCCGGGAACCTGCTGGTCCAGGCACGCGCCGCGGGAGTCGTCGACGGCGGCCTCCGCGACCTGCGCGCCCTGCTGCGCACCGCCCATCCCCCGCACACCCACTACGAATGA
- a CDS encoding bifunctional aldolase/short-chain dehydrogenase, whose translation MTEPGQETVDRLLRRSHRLGADPANTNYAGGNTSAKGTAPDPASGEEVELLWVKGSGGDLGTLTEPGLAVLRLDRLRGLTRVYPGPEREDEMVAAFDYCLHGRGGAAPSIDTAMHGLVDSAHVDHLHPDSGIALATAADGEELTARCFGDRVVWVPWRRPGFQLGLDIAEIKAANPQAIGCILGGHGITAWGETSDECEARSLEIIRTAAEFLAENGRAEPFGARVAEYEPLPEAARRERAAALAPVLRGLASTDRRQLGHFTDSAVVLDFLAGAEHPRLAALGTSCPDHFLRTKVRPMVLDLPPSAPLDEVVARLRELHEEYRADYRAYYERHAGPGSPAMRGADPAIVLVPGVGMFSFGADAQTARVAGEFYVNAINVMRGAESVSSYAPIPESEKFRIEYWSLEEAKLRRRPAPKPLAGRVALVTGGGSGIGKATARRLAAEGACVIVADRAFDSAREVAEELGRDTAVAVRADVTDEHEIAAAFAEGALAFGGIDLVVNNAGLSVSKPLLDTSADDWDLQHDVMARGSFLVSREAARIMIAQGFGGDLVYIVSKNSVFAGPSNVAYGAAKADQAHQVRLLAAELGEHGIRVNGVNPDGVVRGSGIFAGGWGAKRAAVYGVEEEDLGAFYAQRTLLKREVLPEHVAKAVFVLTAGELGHTTGLHVPVDAGVAAAFLR comes from the coding sequence ATGACCGAACCGGGCCAGGAAACCGTCGACCGGCTGCTGCGCAGGTCCCACCGCCTCGGTGCCGACCCGGCCAACACGAACTACGCCGGCGGCAACACCTCGGCGAAGGGCACCGCTCCCGACCCCGCCTCCGGCGAGGAGGTGGAACTGTTGTGGGTCAAGGGTTCCGGCGGCGACCTCGGCACGCTCACCGAACCGGGACTGGCCGTGCTCCGGCTGGACCGGCTGCGCGGGCTCACCCGCGTCTACCCCGGACCGGAACGCGAAGACGAGATGGTCGCCGCGTTCGACTACTGCCTGCACGGCCGTGGCGGCGCGGCCCCGTCCATCGACACCGCGATGCACGGCCTGGTGGACTCCGCGCACGTCGACCACCTCCACCCCGACTCCGGGATCGCGCTGGCGACCGCGGCCGACGGGGAAGAACTCACCGCGCGCTGCTTCGGCGACCGGGTGGTGTGGGTGCCGTGGCGGCGCCCGGGTTTCCAGCTGGGACTGGACATCGCCGAGATCAAGGCGGCGAACCCGCAGGCCATCGGCTGCATTCTCGGCGGTCACGGGATCACCGCGTGGGGTGAGACTTCGGACGAATGCGAGGCGCGTTCGCTGGAGATCATCCGGACCGCGGCGGAGTTCCTGGCCGAAAACGGCCGCGCGGAACCGTTCGGCGCGCGCGTCGCCGAATACGAGCCGCTGCCCGAAGCCGCCCGTCGCGAACGGGCCGCCGCGCTGGCGCCGGTGCTGCGCGGGCTGGCGTCCACCGATCGCCGCCAGCTCGGGCACTTCACCGACTCGGCGGTGGTGCTGGACTTCCTGGCCGGGGCGGAACACCCGCGGCTGGCCGCGCTCGGCACCTCCTGCCCGGACCACTTCCTGCGTACCAAGGTGCGGCCGATGGTGCTCGACCTGCCGCCGTCCGCGCCGCTGGACGAGGTCGTCGCGCGGCTGCGCGAACTGCACGAGGAGTACCGCGCGGACTACCGCGCCTACTACGAGCGGCACGCCGGGCCCGGCTCCCCCGCGATGCGCGGCGCCGACCCGGCGATCGTGCTCGTGCCCGGGGTGGGCATGTTCTCCTTCGGCGCCGACGCGCAGACCGCGCGCGTGGCCGGCGAGTTCTACGTCAACGCGATCAACGTGATGCGGGGCGCGGAATCGGTGTCGTCCTACGCGCCGATCCCGGAGAGCGAGAAGTTCCGCATCGAGTACTGGTCGCTCGAAGAAGCCAAGCTCCGCCGCCGTCCCGCCCCCAAGCCGCTGGCCGGCCGTGTCGCGCTGGTCACCGGCGGCGGGTCCGGCATCGGCAAGGCGACCGCGCGGCGGCTCGCGGCCGAGGGCGCGTGCGTGATCGTCGCCGACCGCGCCTTCGACTCCGCGCGGGAGGTCGCCGAAGAACTCGGGCGTGACACCGCCGTCGCGGTGCGCGCGGATGTCACCGACGAGCACGAGATCGCCGCCGCCTTCGCCGAGGGCGCACTCGCGTTCGGCGGGATCGACCTGGTGGTCAACAACGCCGGGCTGTCCGTTTCGAAGCCGTTGCTGGACACCAGCGCGGACGACTGGGACCTCCAGCACGACGTGATGGCGCGTGGTTCCTTCCTGGTCTCGCGCGAGGCCGCGCGGATCATGATCGCGCAGGGGTTCGGCGGGGATCTGGTCTACATCGTCAGCAAGAACTCGGTGTTCGCCGGGCCGAGCAACGTCGCCTACGGTGCGGCGAAAGCGGATCAGGCCCACCAGGTGCGCCTGCTCGCCGCCGAACTCGGTGAGCACGGCATCCGCGTCAACGGGGTGAACCCGGACGGGGTGGTGCGCGGATCGGGCATCTTCGCCGGTGGCTGGGGCGCGAAGCGAGCGGCCGTCTACGGCGTCGAAGAGGAGGACCTCGGCGCGTTCTACGCGCAGCGGACGCTGCTCAAGCGCGAGGTGCTGCCGGAGCACGTGGCCAAGGCGGTGTTCGTGCTGACGGCGGGCGAGCTCGGGCACACCACCGGCCTGCACGTGCCGGTGGACGCCGGTGTCGCCGCGGCCTTCCTCCGCTGA
- a CDS encoding LacI family DNA-binding transcriptional regulator: protein MVGIKDVARIAGVSIGTVSNVVNRPHVVSAATRSRVLSVIQELGYVRDESARQLRAGRSRTLAVLVLDLGNPFFVDVAQGAEQAAQAEGLNVITCNSGQRVDREAGHLAMLAEQRVRGVLLSPVASAGESLENFRRSGIPYVFVDRKMPNADACSVSVDDVAGGALAARHLIEAGHTHIAFVNGPQLLVQCRDREAGARAALAEAPAPGRTFTVLESEALDVASGRDAGARVLGISPRPTAVFCANDLLALGVLQAMVAAGVRVPEEMAIVGYDDIEFAAAAAVPLTSVRQPATRLGRTAAELIIAETADDGEHEHQTVVYTPELVVRDSTRVRRDRERR, encoded by the coding sequence ATGGTCGGCATTAAGGACGTCGCCCGGATCGCCGGGGTTTCCATCGGCACGGTTTCGAACGTGGTGAACCGGCCGCACGTGGTGTCGGCCGCGACCAGGTCCCGGGTGCTGTCGGTGATCCAGGAGCTGGGGTACGTCCGCGACGAGTCGGCCAGGCAGCTGCGGGCCGGGCGCAGCCGCACGCTGGCGGTGCTGGTGCTGGACCTGGGCAACCCGTTCTTCGTCGACGTGGCACAGGGTGCCGAGCAGGCGGCGCAGGCCGAGGGGCTGAACGTGATCACCTGCAACAGCGGCCAGCGGGTCGACCGCGAGGCCGGGCACCTGGCGATGCTCGCCGAGCAGCGGGTGCGCGGGGTGCTGCTGTCCCCGGTGGCCTCGGCGGGCGAAAGCCTGGAGAACTTCCGCCGCAGCGGGATCCCGTACGTGTTCGTGGACCGCAAGATGCCCAACGCCGACGCGTGCTCGGTGTCGGTGGACGACGTGGCCGGTGGCGCGCTGGCGGCGCGGCACCTCATCGAGGCCGGGCACACGCACATCGCCTTCGTCAACGGACCGCAGTTGCTGGTGCAGTGCCGCGACCGCGAAGCCGGGGCGCGGGCCGCGCTCGCCGAGGCTCCCGCGCCCGGCCGCACCTTCACCGTGCTGGAGTCCGAGGCGCTGGACGTGGCGTCCGGGCGGGACGCCGGTGCCCGCGTGCTCGGCATCAGCCCGCGGCCGACCGCGGTGTTCTGCGCCAACGACCTGCTCGCGCTCGGTGTGCTCCAGGCGATGGTCGCGGCCGGGGTCCGGGTGCCCGAGGAGATGGCGATCGTCGGCTACGACGACATCGAGTTCGCCGCGGCCGCCGCGGTACCGCTGACCTCGGTGCGCCAGCCAGCCACCCGGCTCGGCCGGACCGCGGCCGAGCTGATCATCGCCGAGACGGCGGATGACGGTGAGCACGAGCACCAGACCGTGGTCTACACCCCGGAACTGGTGGTGCGCGACTCCACCCGGGTGCGCCGCGACCGCGAACGCAGGTAG
- a CDS encoding sporulation protein encodes MNIPELIGSAWNSITAKRVYGEPYEKGGVVIIPAGFVWGGGGGGDGLDGQRAQGAGFGIVAHPTGAYEIKGGRVRWVPAIDVNLLITATAAVAVAYLRSRSRRTRVESRTTSSGV; translated from the coding sequence GTGAACATCCCCGAACTGATCGGCTCGGCCTGGAACTCGATCACCGCCAAGCGCGTCTACGGCGAGCCGTACGAGAAGGGCGGTGTCGTGATCATCCCGGCCGGCTTCGTCTGGGGCGGAGGAGGCGGGGGCGACGGTCTCGACGGGCAGCGCGCCCAGGGCGCGGGCTTCGGCATCGTCGCGCACCCCACCGGCGCCTACGAGATCAAGGGCGGCCGGGTCCGCTGGGTGCCGGCGATCGACGTGAACCTGCTGATCACCGCCACCGCCGCGGTCGCGGTCGCCTACCTGCGTTCGCGGTCGCGGCGCACCCGGGTGGAGTCGCGCACCACCAGTTCCGGGGTGTAG
- a CDS encoding metallophosphoesterase, with protein MRLLIISDTHVPQRARGLPAEVWARVEAADVVVHAGDWVDVALLDELERRSKRLIGVWGNNDGPELRARLPEVARVELDGLRLAVVHETGPAKGREARCAKEYPDTDVLVFGHSHIPWDTETGTGLRLLNPGSPTDRRRQPHHTYLTAAIEGGALTEVELHTLNRGAS; from the coding sequence ATGCGCTTGCTGATCATCTCCGACACGCACGTGCCCCAGCGCGCCCGTGGCCTGCCCGCCGAGGTGTGGGCGCGGGTGGAGGCGGCCGACGTGGTGGTGCACGCCGGCGACTGGGTCGACGTCGCGCTGCTCGACGAGCTGGAACGCCGCTCGAAGCGGCTGATCGGCGTGTGGGGCAACAACGACGGGCCCGAACTGCGGGCGCGGCTGCCCGAGGTCGCCCGGGTCGAACTGGACGGGCTGCGACTGGCCGTGGTGCACGAAACCGGGCCCGCGAAAGGGCGGGAAGCGCGCTGCGCCAAGGAATACCCGGACACCGACGTGCTCGTCTTCGGGCACAGCCACATCCCGTGGGACACCGAGACCGGCACCGGCCTGCGCCTGCTCAACCCCGGTTCCCCCACCGACCGCCGCCGCCAGCCGCACCACACCTACCTCACCGCGGCGATCGAAGGCGGCGCGCTGACCGAAGTCGAGCTGCACACCCTGAACCGAGGAGCGTCGTGA
- a CDS encoding NUDIX domain-containing protein, with protein sequence MAAKRSAGILLYRGGSAHTEVMLGHMGGPFWARKDEAAWSVPKGEYEPDEAPLAAARREFEEELGLPVPDGEHVELGEVRQSGKVVTVFAIEADLDPALAVPGTFEMEWPPRSGRMQEFPEMDRFEWFDLAEAERKLVKGQRPFLGRLAERLT encoded by the coding sequence ATGGCGGCCAAGCGCAGCGCCGGGATTCTCCTGTACCGCGGGGGATCGGCGCACACCGAAGTAATGCTGGGGCACATGGGCGGGCCGTTCTGGGCGCGCAAGGACGAGGCCGCGTGGTCGGTGCCCAAGGGCGAGTACGAGCCCGACGAAGCGCCGCTGGCTGCCGCGCGCCGGGAGTTCGAGGAGGAACTCGGCCTGCCGGTGCCCGACGGGGAGCACGTCGAACTGGGGGAGGTCCGCCAGTCCGGCAAGGTGGTCACGGTCTTCGCGATCGAGGCGGACCTCGATCCGGCGCTGGCCGTGCCGGGCACCTTCGAGATGGAGTGGCCGCCGCGCTCCGGGCGGATGCAGGAGTTCCCCGAGATGGACCGGTTCGAGTGGTTCGACCTGGCCGAAGCCGAGCGGAAACTGGTGAAGGGGCAACGCCCGTTCCTCGGCAGGCTGGCCGAGCGCTTGACTTGA
- a CDS encoding erythromycin esterase family protein, which translates to MTTWLDEAAREGLDALGTRAAEADIVALGVSCRSAHELSTMADEMLRYLVEAHGFRALALEGDDVAGKLLDDHVLTGNGDPRRILAEARSFLRAEEILDAVRWLRSFNERHPGDPVRVVHPAQPPELPGDRAGIERMLADGISRWREKHPAKIVYWGGIAHTAPEAIPTLGEMLRQRYSYLSVGLTFHHGEPLDWLPVPPSDFLEATLDTAAKDTFLLDLRDAPAAWAHAPARTRLVGPRYDPAGDGHHLDGTPAGWFDLVRHTRRVTPAKTFG; encoded by the coding sequence ATGACCACTTGGCTTGACGAAGCGGCCCGTGAGGGCCTGGACGCACTGGGCACCCGCGCCGCGGAAGCGGACATCGTGGCGCTGGGCGTGTCCTGCCGCAGTGCGCATGAACTGTCCACAATGGCCGACGAGATGCTGCGGTACCTGGTCGAGGCGCACGGTTTCCGCGCGCTCGCGCTGGAAGGCGACGACGTGGCGGGCAAGCTGCTCGACGACCACGTGCTGACCGGCAACGGTGATCCGCGGCGGATCCTGGCCGAGGCCAGGTCGTTCCTGCGTGCCGAAGAGATCCTCGACGCCGTGCGCTGGCTGCGGTCGTTCAACGAGCGGCACCCCGGCGATCCGGTGCGCGTGGTGCATCCGGCACAGCCGCCGGAACTGCCGGGCGACCGCGCCGGGATCGAGCGCATGCTCGCCGACGGGATTTCGCGGTGGCGCGAGAAGCATCCGGCGAAGATCGTGTACTGGGGCGGGATCGCGCACACCGCTCCCGAGGCGATCCCCACCCTCGGCGAGATGCTGCGGCAGCGGTACTCCTACCTCTCGGTCGGGCTGACCTTCCACCACGGCGAGCCGCTGGACTGGCTGCCGGTGCCGCCGTCCGACTTCCTCGAAGCCACCCTGGACACGGCCGCGAAGGACACCTTCCTGCTCGACCTCCGCGACGCCCCGGCCGCGTGGGCGCACGCGCCGGCCAGGACCCGGCTGGTCGGCCCCCGGTACGACCCGGCCGGGGACGGGCACCACCTCGACGGCACCCCGGCGGGCTGGTTCGACCTGGTCCGGCACACCCGGCGGGTCACCCCGGCGAAAACCTTCGGCTGA
- a CDS encoding SRPBCC domain-containing protein: MTEFEVRAQDGRLHFTRYYPHGTARVWRALTDNAELSAWTPWRMRVDTVPGGALSVAFGRGKPSKGEVVTVEPERRVVWRCYGELLDWTLAGKGSGCVLSLDTTMADPGHITHSAAGFHISLDNLALVLDGRPVVKATSPPKEPRFPDLVRHYETALLVP; encoded by the coding sequence ATGACCGAGTTCGAGGTGCGCGCCCAGGACGGGCGGCTCCACTTCACCAGGTACTACCCGCACGGCACCGCGAGGGTGTGGCGGGCGCTGACCGACAACGCCGAACTGTCCGCGTGGACGCCGTGGCGGATGCGCGTGGACACCGTGCCCGGCGGTGCGCTGTCGGTGGCGTTCGGCCGGGGCAAGCCGTCCAAGGGGGAGGTGGTGACGGTCGAACCGGAACGGCGGGTGGTCTGGCGCTGCTACGGCGAGCTGCTGGACTGGACGCTGGCCGGAAAGGGCTCAGGTTGCGTGCTCAGCCTCGACACCACCATGGCCGACCCCGGTCACATCACGCACAGCGCCGCCGGATTCCACATCTCGCTCGACAACCTGGCACTCGTGCTGGACGGGCGGCCCGTGGTGAAGGCGACCAGCCCGCCGAAGGAACCGCGCTTCCCCGATCTGGTCCGGCACTACGAGACGGCCCTGCTCGTGCCTTGA
- a CDS encoding DUF3040 domain-containing protein has translation MLSHDDREQLKKIEEWFEAAEPALAASFRDIGKPRRSRIGKVLPVCLDVFAGLLLTLAVVTANATLVLAGMLALVIGVGLHLARHLPANPS, from the coding sequence ATGCTGAGTCACGATGATCGGGAGCAGCTGAAGAAGATCGAGGAGTGGTTCGAGGCCGCCGAGCCCGCTCTCGCCGCCTCCTTCCGTGACATCGGCAAACCGCGCCGATCCCGCATCGGCAAGGTCCTGCCGGTCTGCCTGGACGTGTTCGCCGGGCTCCTGCTGACGCTGGCCGTGGTCACCGCCAACGCCACCCTGGTGCTGGCCGGCATGCTCGCGCTGGTGATCGGCGTCGGCCTGCACCTGGCACGCCATCTCCCGGCGAACCCGTCCTGA
- a CDS encoding DUF6292 family protein codes for MSSLIDSEVEYRFNRGLRGYLEAVTAALGIGLESCTVDVDTPVSAYIAIDWRFTRFPGRDVALIWDERHGWAATIEAGCGEDVIVLAYLGGDDVLPDPRHVVRFLAALRADDHSLGQPDPPNIRRPGNHGELLERLATA; via the coding sequence GTGAGCAGCCTGATCGACTCCGAGGTCGAGTACCGGTTCAACCGCGGTCTGCGTGGTTATCTCGAAGCCGTCACCGCCGCACTGGGCATCGGCCTCGAATCGTGCACGGTCGACGTGGACACGCCGGTGTCGGCGTACATCGCCATCGACTGGCGGTTCACCCGGTTCCCCGGGCGCGACGTGGCGCTGATCTGGGACGAGCGGCACGGCTGGGCGGCCACCATCGAGGCGGGCTGCGGTGAGGACGTGATCGTGCTGGCCTACCTCGGCGGGGACGACGTGCTACCGGACCCGAGACACGTGGTGCGGTTCCTGGCCGCGTTGCGCGCGGACGACCACTCGCTGGGGCAGCCCGACCCGCCGAACATCCGGCGGCCGGGGAACCACGGGGAACTGCTGGAGCGACTGGCTACGGCGTGA
- a CDS encoding DNA alkylation repair protein: MPTAEEMLSTAAVTELGRCLREAAPGLDLSALRAAPRALPGMSFSERGRFVRDAVLAGLPEDYAAFEAVVRTALADPRFTGWMIWPVTEAVAVRALPEHFDAGLDLLAALTPLLTAEFAIRSFLDADLDRALAMALTWTSHEDEHVRRLASEGTRPRLPWARQVKAITRRPEAALPVLDALHRDESEYVRRSVANHLNDISRLDAGLCVRTAARWFGDSPRLVRHGLRTLVKQGDPAALELLGFGPPAGLAVDGPRTPVAEVAIGEHLAFDFTLLNEGDAPLTLAIDYVVHHRKANGSLAPKVFKLTTRTLPAGAAATIERRHSFKPISTRVYHPGEHALELQINGQPFGKLPFVLTP; the protein is encoded by the coding sequence GTGCCGACCGCCGAAGAGATGTTGAGTACCGCCGCCGTCACCGAACTGGGCCGCTGCCTGCGCGAAGCCGCGCCCGGGCTGGATCTGTCCGCCCTGCGCGCGGCGCCGCGCGCGCTGCCGGGGATGAGCTTCAGCGAGCGCGGGCGGTTCGTCCGCGACGCGGTGCTCGCCGGGCTGCCCGAGGACTACGCGGCGTTCGAAGCGGTGGTCCGCACGGCGCTGGCGGACCCGCGGTTCACCGGCTGGATGATCTGGCCGGTCACCGAGGCGGTGGCGGTGCGCGCGCTGCCGGAGCACTTCGACGCCGGGCTGGACCTGCTGGCCGCGCTCACCCCGCTGCTCACCGCCGAGTTCGCCATCCGGTCCTTTTTGGACGCCGATCTGGACCGCGCGCTGGCGATGGCGCTGACGTGGACCTCCCACGAGGACGAGCACGTGCGGCGGCTGGCCAGCGAGGGCACCCGGCCGCGGCTGCCGTGGGCACGGCAGGTCAAGGCGATCACGCGGCGGCCGGAGGCGGCGCTGCCGGTGCTCGACGCACTGCACCGCGACGAGTCGGAGTACGTGCGCCGCTCGGTCGCCAACCACCTCAACGACATCAGCAGGCTGGACGCCGGACTGTGCGTGCGGACCGCGGCGCGCTGGTTCGGCGACTCACCCCGGCTCGTCCGGCACGGCCTGCGCACCCTGGTCAAGCAGGGCGACCCCGCCGCGCTGGAGCTGCTCGGCTTCGGCCCGCCCGCCGGCCTGGCGGTCGACGGCCCGCGCACGCCGGTGGCCGAGGTCGCCATCGGCGAGCACCTCGCCTTCGACTTCACCCTGCTCAACGAGGGCGACGCGCCGCTGACGCTGGCCATCGACTACGTGGTGCACCACCGCAAGGCCAACGGCAGCCTGGCGCCGAAGGTGTTCAAGCTGACCACCCGCACGCTGCCCGCCGGAGCCGCGGCCACGATCGAGCGCAGGCACTCGTTCAAGCCGATCTCGACCCGGGTCTACCACCCCGGCGAGCACGCACTGGAACTGCAGATCAACGGGCAGCCCTTCGGCAAACTCCCTTTTGTGCTCACGCCGTAG
- a CDS encoding peroxiredoxin-like family protein produces MAGRIEPGTVLAPREVEVVDGEPVDIPKPGRLVHLQFRRFAGCPVCNVHLRSVTRRHAELAAAGVLEVAVFHSPEAELREHTADIPFAVVADPGKRLYREFGVEAGARALLHPRAWLPIVRSIAAGLARRDPAPASKQEHGRLGLPADFLIGEDGTVLAAKYGEHIYDQWSVDEILALARAETDVPRR; encoded by the coding sequence ATGGCAGGACGAATCGAGCCGGGCACCGTGCTCGCCCCGCGAGAGGTCGAGGTGGTCGACGGCGAACCGGTGGACATCCCCAAGCCGGGTCGCCTGGTGCACCTGCAGTTCCGGCGGTTCGCCGGCTGCCCGGTGTGCAACGTGCACCTGCGCTCGGTGACCCGGCGGCACGCCGAACTCGCCGCGGCCGGGGTGCTGGAGGTCGCGGTGTTCCACTCCCCCGAGGCCGAACTGCGCGAGCACACCGCGGACATCCCGTTCGCCGTGGTCGCCGATCCCGGCAAGCGCCTCTACCGCGAGTTCGGCGTCGAGGCCGGTGCCCGCGCGCTGCTGCACCCGCGGGCGTGGCTGCCGATCGTGCGCAGCATCGCGGCCGGGCTGGCCAGACGCGATCCGGCGCCCGCGTCGAAGCAGGAGCACGGCAGGCTCGGGCTGCCCGCCGACTTCCTCATCGGCGAGGACGGCACCGTGCTCGCCGCGAAGTACGGCGAGCACATCTACGACCAGTGGAGCGTCGACGAGATCCTGGCCCTCGCGCGCGCCGAAACTGACGTACCCCGCCGCTAG
- a CDS encoding TetR/AcrR family transcriptional regulator: MPRPRSLTPDQIATAALAVLDRDGLAALSMRAVAGELGMGTMSLYRYVDDREQLERLIVELVLGGIDFEVDPRTSWQARLTELAGRMRAAVGGHPAVVPLLLAHRHSSLSSARWGEAALEVLTGAGFTGKRRVIAFRVLIAYLLGALQSEHLGPLSGPGTEALAALPEAEFPRLSETARRARRIGADEEFRGGLSVVLRGLEGDLERGLERNGEQ; this comes from the coding sequence ATGCCCCGACCACGCTCGCTGACCCCGGACCAGATCGCCACCGCCGCGCTCGCCGTGCTCGACCGCGACGGCCTCGCCGCGCTCTCGATGCGCGCCGTGGCGGGCGAACTCGGCATGGGCACGATGTCGCTCTACCGCTACGTCGACGACCGCGAGCAGCTCGAACGGCTGATCGTGGAACTGGTGCTCGGCGGGATCGACTTCGAAGTGGACCCGCGCACCTCGTGGCAGGCCCGGCTGACCGAGCTCGCCGGGCGGATGCGCGCGGCCGTCGGCGGCCATCCCGCCGTGGTGCCGCTGCTGCTCGCGCACCGGCACAGCTCGCTGTCCTCGGCACGCTGGGGTGAAGCCGCGCTCGAGGTGCTGACCGGTGCCGGGTTCACCGGCAAGCGCCGGGTCATCGCCTTCCGCGTGCTCATCGCCTACCTGCTCGGCGCACTGCAGTCCGAGCACCTCGGCCCGCTGTCCGGGCCGGGCACCGAGGCGCTGGCCGCGCTGCCCGAAGCCGAGTTCCCCCGGTTGAGCGAAACCGCGCGCCGCGCGCGGCGGATCGGCGCGGACGAGGAATTCCGGGGTGGACTTTCGGTTGTACTGCGGGGACTCGAAGGGGACCTCGAACGGGGCCTCGAACGGAACGGAGAGCAGTGA
- a CDS encoding GNAT family N-acetyltransferase: MGEDAVVRRDEAGHRYQVFVGDEAAGFAEYTEEGDRTVFTHTEIGDEFGGRGLGKVLAAGALDDAVARGRVIVPLCPFIASYLKRNPGYEEHVSWDAAR; this comes from the coding sequence ATGGGCGAGGACGCCGTGGTGCGCAGGGACGAAGCCGGGCACCGGTACCAGGTCTTCGTCGGTGACGAGGCGGCCGGGTTCGCCGAGTACACCGAGGAAGGCGACCGGACGGTGTTCACCCACACCGAGATCGGCGACGAGTTCGGCGGGCGGGGCCTTGGCAAGGTGCTGGCCGCCGGCGCGCTCGACGACGCGGTTGCGCGCGGCCGGGTGATCGTGCCGCTGTGCCCGTTCATCGCGAGTTACCTCAAGCGGAACCCCGGCTACGAGGAGCACGTCAGCTGGGACGCGGCGCGATGA